In one window of Eleutherodactylus coqui strain aEleCoq1 chromosome 10, aEleCoq1.hap1, whole genome shotgun sequence DNA:
- the LOC136580582 gene encoding endoplasmic reticulum membrane adapter protein XK-like: MEHLSEAPRAAHGGCGRRRTLPPFSILTSTLLFCAETAAAGVQIAEYQRSQDTVWMALTIVFTLVPSIMVQLTLTFIHRDLGRDRPLILLLHLLQLGPIIRCVEALMVYCQMGREEEPYVSISRKKHLRGWGESEEEEREVGHSLRRLATHRNAFKRTAVIQAFLGSTPQLTLQLYVCVLQRDVTAARGEAECKSWRY; the protein is encoded by the exons ATGGAGCACCTCTCCGAGGCGCCGAGAGCCGCACATGGAGGTTGCGGTCGGCGGCGGACACTGCCACCGTTCTCTATCCTGACGAGCACCCTGCTGTTCTGCGCGGAGACCGCGGCCGCCGGCGTGCAGATAGCCGAGTACCAGCGATCGCAGGACACCGTGTGGATGGCGCTGACCATTGTCTTCACGCTGGTGCCGTCCATAATGGTGCAGCTCACCCTGACCTTCATCCACCGGGACCTGGGCAGGGACCGACCCCTTATCCTGCTACTTCACCTGCTGCAGCTGGGGCCCATCATCAG ATGCGTGGAGGCCCTAATGGTATACTGTCAGATGGGTCGTGAAGAAGAGCCGTATGTAAGCATCTCTCGCAAAAAGCATTTACGTGGCTGGGGAGAGTCTGAAGAAGAGGAACGAGAAGTGGGGCATTCATTGAGAAGGTTGGCAACGCACCGCAATGCCTTTAAGCGCACAGCTGTTATCCAGGCCTTTCTTGGTTCAACGCCACAGCTCACCCTTCAACTGTACGTGTGTGtcctgcagagagatgtcaccgcaGCACGAGGTGAGGCCGAATGCAAGTCCTGGCGGTACTGA